The following proteins come from a genomic window of Natronosalvus vescus:
- a CDS encoding DHH family phosphoesterase has protein sequence MSRGAALAGVLDDCASLAIVCHDNPDPDTLASALALESIALERDVTDVVIVYGGEISHQQNRAFVTQLELDVEPLEHLADDDYECLAFVDHSRHGATTSLSSAYTPDIVVDHHPGDPVDTTFVDVRTDYGATATIFVEYLLDLDIEPSTRLASALLFALHRERLDFVRDPTRREYEAALAVYPEADLEILGQLYGSAFSPATIDAIGRAITSRKRRGSSVVASVGRTPETDALPQAADYLLNIEGVDTVLTYGVIGDRIRLSGRSIDPRIDVGSILESAYGDLGSAGGHHDMAGGRIDLGLFVDETDDDDLLQFVDRRVTRRFFEALNLDAESETGV, from the coding sequence ATGTCTCGCGGCGCGGCGCTCGCCGGCGTACTCGACGACTGTGCATCGCTCGCGATCGTCTGTCACGACAATCCCGATCCGGATACGCTCGCGAGCGCACTCGCGCTGGAGTCCATCGCCCTCGAACGGGACGTGACCGACGTCGTCATCGTTTACGGTGGTGAAATCTCTCACCAGCAAAATCGAGCGTTCGTTACCCAGCTCGAACTCGACGTCGAACCGCTCGAGCACCTCGCGGACGATGACTACGAGTGCCTCGCGTTCGTCGATCACTCCCGGCACGGGGCCACCACGAGCCTCTCATCCGCGTACACACCGGATATCGTCGTCGATCACCACCCGGGCGACCCGGTCGACACGACGTTCGTCGACGTGCGAACTGACTACGGCGCAACGGCGACGATTTTCGTCGAGTATCTGCTCGACCTCGACATCGAGCCATCGACGCGACTGGCCTCGGCGTTGTTGTTTGCCCTCCATCGCGAGCGACTCGATTTCGTTCGTGACCCAACGCGACGTGAGTACGAAGCTGCGCTCGCGGTGTATCCCGAGGCCGACCTCGAGATTCTGGGTCAGCTGTACGGGAGCGCGTTCTCGCCGGCGACGATCGACGCGATCGGTCGGGCGATTACCTCGCGCAAGCGACGAGGATCGTCGGTGGTCGCGAGCGTCGGGCGAACCCCAGAGACGGATGCCTTGCCACAGGCGGCGGACTACCTGCTCAACATCGAAGGTGTCGACACCGTCCTCACCTACGGTGTGATCGGCGACCGGATTCGACTGAGTGGGCGATCGATCGACCCGCGAATCGACGTCGGCTCGATTCTCGAGAGCGCCTACGGCGACCTCGGCTCCGCCGGCGGCCATCACGACATGGCCGGTGGTCGAATCGACCTGGGGCTGTTCGTCGACGAAACGGATGACGACGATCTCCTCCAGTTCGTCGACCGGCGAGTCACCCGGCGGTTTTTCGAGGCGCTGAACCTCGATGCCGAATCCGAAACGGGGGTGTGA
- a CDS encoding MaoC/PaaZ C-terminal domain-containing protein: MPYSYEPHYFEDFEEGQQFESVGRTVTETDFVVHSMVSGDWTELHTNRHYADEEYFGERVAHGPMTFILATGFVYRCGFLERTVLAFLGMNYMDIPAPVNMGDSISLGMEVIETKELSSREDSGLVVIDTTMTNQDDKVVFEGDMKFLIKRRG, translated from the coding sequence ATGCCCTACAGCTACGAACCCCATTACTTCGAGGACTTCGAGGAGGGCCAGCAGTTCGAGAGCGTCGGTCGAACCGTCACCGAGACCGACTTCGTCGTCCATTCGATGGTGTCGGGCGACTGGACGGAGCTACACACCAACCGCCACTACGCCGATGAGGAGTACTTCGGCGAGCGCGTCGCCCACGGGCCGATGACGTTCATCCTGGCGACCGGCTTCGTCTACCGCTGTGGCTTCCTCGAGCGCACCGTCCTCGCGTTCCTCGGGATGAACTACATGGACATCCCCGCACCGGTGAACATGGGCGACTCCATCTCCCTCGGCATGGAGGTCATCGAGACGAAGGAACTCTCGAGTCGGGAGGACTCCGGACTCGTGGTCATCGACACGACGATGACCAACCAGGACGATAAGGTCGTCTTCGAGGGCGACATGAAGTTCCTGATCAAGCGCCGAGGGTAG
- the hisD gene encoding histidinol dehydrogenase — MTTTLAVTEIADLGLEARAALFDRDAGIDSARADAQEIVDRVREEGDVAVREYCREFDDVDVGNLEITDACERAVDDVSEDVRNAIDIAIENVREFHEAQVPEDWRREFDDGRELGRRFRPLERVGVYVPGGTAAYPSSAIMGVVPAVVAGVDHISVVTPPADDLNPVTLAAIHLAGADAVYSVGGAQAIAALAYGTETVTRVQKIVGPGNRWVTAAKAAVRNDVEIDLLAGPSEVVVIADDTADPRYVAAELLAQAEHDPNASVVAVTDDEATAAAIVEAVDDQLDERARADTIREAISSDASGVLLARSMSEAILFTEEYAPEHLAIMADDDESILERIDSAGSVFLGPNTPVAAGDYASGTNHVLPTNGGAKLTGGLSVDHFLRATTVQRLAESALDDLAPTITTLADAEGLEAHAESVRLRTDDSRE, encoded by the coding sequence ATGACCACGACGCTAGCCGTCACCGAAATCGCCGACCTCGGCCTCGAGGCGCGTGCGGCCCTGTTCGATCGGGACGCCGGGATCGACTCCGCTCGAGCAGACGCTCAGGAGATCGTCGACCGCGTCCGCGAGGAGGGCGACGTCGCCGTCCGGGAGTACTGCCGGGAGTTCGACGACGTCGACGTTGGCAACCTCGAGATCACCGACGCGTGCGAACGCGCGGTCGACGACGTTTCCGAGGACGTCCGAAACGCCATCGACATTGCCATCGAAAACGTTCGCGAGTTCCACGAGGCGCAGGTGCCGGAAGACTGGCGTCGCGAGTTCGACGACGGCCGCGAACTGGGCCGGCGCTTTCGCCCGCTCGAGCGCGTCGGCGTCTACGTGCCCGGCGGGACGGCCGCATATCCCTCGAGCGCGATCATGGGGGTCGTCCCGGCCGTCGTCGCCGGTGTCGATCACATTTCGGTCGTCACGCCGCCAGCCGACGACCTCAACCCCGTCACGCTCGCAGCGATTCACCTCGCGGGCGCCGACGCCGTCTACAGCGTTGGTGGCGCACAGGCCATCGCCGCGCTCGCCTACGGCACCGAGACGGTCACCCGCGTCCAGAAGATCGTCGGTCCCGGCAACCGCTGGGTAACGGCCGCGAAAGCCGCGGTTCGAAACGACGTCGAGATCGACCTGCTCGCCGGCCCGAGCGAGGTCGTCGTCATCGCGGACGACACGGCCGACCCCCGTTACGTCGCCGCCGAACTGCTCGCCCAGGCCGAACACGACCCGAACGCCTCGGTGGTCGCCGTCACGGACGACGAGGCAACCGCGGCCGCCATCGTCGAGGCTGTCGACGACCAGCTCGACGAGCGGGCGCGCGCCGACACCATCCGCGAGGCGATCTCGAGCGACGCCAGCGGCGTCTTGCTCGCCCGGTCGATGAGCGAGGCCATCCTCTTTACCGAGGAGTACGCTCCGGAACACCTCGCGATCATGGCCGACGACGACGAATCGATCCTCGAGCGCATCGACAGCGCCGGGAGCGTCTTCCTCGGGCCGAACACGCCGGTCGCCGCAGGCGATTACGCGAGCGGAACCAACCACGTCCTCCCGACGAACGGCGGCGCAAAGTTGACCGGCGGCCTCTCGGTCGATCACTTCCTCCGGGCGACGACCGTCCAGCGGCTAGCGGAATCCGCGCTCGACGATCTGGCACCGACGATCACCACGCTGGCCGACGCGGAAGGCCTCGAGGCACACGCCGAAAGCGTCCGCCTTCGAACGGACGATTCTCGGGAGTGA
- a CDS encoding HesB/IscA family protein gives MSTESADGDGGTTRPRIEVTETAAERALALLEDEAYDVTEAGLRLFVQQGGCAGLSYGMRFDKAPEADDAIYTHHDLRVFVDPASLKYIGGSVLDYESGLQGEGFHVENPNVVSECGCGESFRT, from the coding sequence ATGAGCACTGAGAGCGCAGATGGTGACGGTGGCACCACCCGCCCCCGTATCGAGGTAACCGAGACGGCCGCCGAGCGCGCCCTCGCCCTCCTCGAGGACGAGGCGTACGACGTAACCGAGGCCGGACTCCGGCTGTTCGTCCAGCAAGGCGGCTGTGCGGGCCTGTCCTACGGCATGCGATTCGATAAAGCGCCCGAAGCGGACGACGCCATCTACACCCACCACGACCTCCGGGTGTTCGTCGATCCGGCGAGCCTGAAATACATCGGAGGGAGCGTTCTCGATTACGAGAGCGGCCTCCAGGGCGAAGGGTTCCACGTCGAAAATCCGAACGTCGTCAGCGAGTGCGGGTGCGGGGAGTCGTTCCGCACCTGA
- a CDS encoding dodecin: MVFKKITLIGTSPDSFDAAADDAIDRAESTLNNVKWVEVDELGVEVASVEGREYQAEVTVAFELED, translated from the coding sequence ATGGTCTTCAAAAAGATCACCCTGATCGGGACGAGTCCGGATAGTTTCGATGCCGCCGCAGACGATGCGATCGATCGAGCGGAATCGACGCTCAACAACGTCAAGTGGGTCGAAGTCGACGAACTCGGCGTCGAAGTCGCGTCGGTAGAAGGTCGGGAGTACCAGGCAGAAGTAACGGTCGCGTTCGAACTCGAGGACTAA
- a CDS encoding DUF5786 family protein, with protein MGFGSYDESEQKHQQRETDDGEDAAVNVHQHEHDGEMTLENGASTDELLGQLADIKAKAADEE; from the coding sequence ATGGGTTTTGGAAGCTACGATGAGTCCGAGCAAAAGCATCAACAGCGAGAGACAGACGACGGCGAGGACGCGGCGGTGAACGTGCACCAGCACGAACACGACGGCGAGATGACCCTCGAGAACGGCGCGTCGACTGACGAGTTGCTCGGGCAGTTAGCGGATATCAAGGCCAAGGCCGCTGACGAGGAGTGA